A stretch of Blautia liquoris DNA encodes these proteins:
- a CDS encoding glycerophosphodiester phosphodiesterase encodes MKTKVWAHRGASAYAPENTLEAYELAAKQKADGIELDVQLTHDGSVVVIHDETVNRVSEQKGLVAEYTLKELKKINVNKKFPKYKKATIPTLEEVYQLVRPTGMTVNVELKTSVNFYPGIEEKVLELAAKYGMEDRVIYSSFNHYSLLKLKELSKKVKTGILISDIIVDAPDYAANLGFDAVHPSMNILQVPDFVARCRENCILIHPWTVNDEKHMKLMLRYDADAIITNKPDLCREIVDSY; translated from the coding sequence ATGAAAACAAAAGTCTGGGCACACAGGGGAGCATCCGCTTACGCACCGGAAAATACATTGGAGGCCTATGAACTGGCTGCAAAACAAAAAGCGGACGGTATAGAACTTGACGTACAGCTTACACATGATGGATCTGTTGTAGTCATTCATGATGAAACCGTGAATCGTGTCAGCGAACAGAAGGGTTTGGTAGCTGAGTATACGCTGAAGGAACTGAAGAAAATCAACGTAAATAAGAAATTTCCAAAGTATAAAAAGGCGACAATACCGACACTGGAAGAAGTTTATCAGCTTGTCAGGCCGACAGGAATGACTGTCAATGTAGAACTGAAGACATCCGTCAATTTCTATCCCGGTATCGAGGAGAAGGTGCTGGAACTGGCAGCCAAATACGGGATGGAAGATCGCGTCATCTACTCTTCATTCAATCATTACTCATTGTTGAAATTAAAGGAACTGTCGAAAAAAGTCAAAACAGGTATTTTGATTTCTGATATCATCGTAGACGCACCCGATTATGCTGCAAATTTAGGATTTGATGCAGTCCATCCGTCCATGAACATTCTACAGGTTCCAGATTTTGTGGCAAGATGTAGGGAGAACTGTATCCTTATCCATCCATGGACAGTTAATGACGAGAAGCATATGAAGCTCATGTTAAGATACGATGCGGATGCGATTATCACTAATAAACCGGATCTGTGCCGGGAAATCGTCGATTCATATTAA
- a CDS encoding glycerol-3-phosphate responsive antiterminator — MIDQKVLPAISNMKDYEKFLESPYEFCIIMDFYIGELRGISDMAKRRRKKLIVHADLIKGLSCDEYAVVYLCQNIKLEGIISTHSSVISMAKKRKKLAIQRIFLIDQQSLDKSYHFIENSRPDYVEVLPGLMPKIISEMKEKMDIPIITGGLISTPEDIQSVLEAGAVAVTASSRELWQMNEI; from the coding sequence ATGATTGATCAAAAAGTTTTACCTGCAATTTCCAATATGAAGGATTATGAGAAGTTTCTTGAAAGTCCTTATGAATTCTGTATCATCATGGATTTTTATATCGGTGAGCTGAGGGGAATATCCGATATGGCGAAAAGACGGAGGAAGAAACTGATCGTTCATGCAGATCTGATCAAAGGCCTAAGCTGTGATGAATATGCTGTCGTATACCTGTGTCAGAATATAAAACTGGAAGGTATCATCTCAACACATTCCAGTGTGATCTCCATGGCTAAGAAGAGAAAAAAGCTTGCTATTCAAAGAATCTTTTTGATTGACCAGCAATCTCTCGATAAAAGTTATCATTTTATTGAGAATTCGAGACCGGATTATGTCGAAGTACTCCCAGGACTGATGCCAAAAATCATCTCTGAAATGAAAGAAAAGATGGATATTCCGATTATCACAGGCGGATTGATCAGTACACCGGAAGATATTCAGTCTGTTCTGGAAGCCGGAGCAGTGGCAGTGACTGCATCAAGCAGGGAACTTTGGCAGATGAACGAAATCTAA
- a CDS encoding DUF1667 domain-containing protein codes for MEKKDLICIVCPKGCHLKITEDQDGFHVTGNGCKRGPVYAKKELTNPTRVLTTTVKIKHAVHDRLPVVTDGEIPKGSLMKAMQVINHLEVEAPVAGDQVILKDILGFGVNVIASKGMNKI; via the coding sequence TTGGAGAAAAAAGATTTGATCTGTATAGTATGTCCGAAAGGGTGCCATCTTAAAATCACAGAAGATCAAGATGGCTTTCATGTAACCGGAAATGGATGTAAAAGAGGTCCCGTTTATGCAAAGAAAGAACTTACCAATCCTACAAGGGTTCTGACCACGACAGTTAAGATAAAACATGCAGTTCACGATAGATTGCCCGTAGTGACAGATGGTGAAATACCAAAAGGATCCTTAATGAAGGCGATGCAAGTGATAAACCATCTTGAAGTGGAGGCTCCTGTGGCAGGGGATCAGGTTATATTGAAAGATATATTGGGATTTGGAGTGAATGTCATTGCATCGAAAGGCATGAATAAAATATGA
- a CDS encoding NAD(P)/FAD-dependent oxidoreductase produces the protein MYDGPDSYILTGRTKENNSKYDLIVVGGGPAGLAAAIEAYQNGLQDILVLERDQELGGILQQCIHNGFGIHQFKEQLTGPQYAGRFIEELERIGIVYELGTMVLHITKDKRIQAVSKEYGYQTFYAKSIILAMGCRERPRGAISIPGTRPSGIMTAGTAQRYINIDGYMVGKRVIILGSGDIGMIMARRMTLEGAKVLAVAEIMPYSSGLNRNIVQCLHDFDIPLLLSHTITDIRGKDRVESVTISEVDENKQPVQGTGVDYDCDTILLSVGLIPENELTREMGVVMDPHTKGAKVNQWMETSIEGVFACGNVLHVHDLVDFVTEESQRAGRNAAKYVLGESMRKKTTSTHIVTEAGEGIGYVIPQMIVKELSDETITLSMRPTGVYTDAELLVKGDGKIIKTTKKSYMAPGEMERIKIDRSMLCGDIGTLTVEVSKE, from the coding sequence ATGTATGATGGTCCTGATTCCTATATTTTGACAGGGCGAACAAAAGAAAACAATTCAAAATATGATTTAATTGTCGTTGGAGGCGGTCCTGCTGGACTGGCGGCAGCAATAGAGGCATATCAAAATGGATTACAAGATATTCTTGTGCTGGAACGGGATCAGGAGCTGGGCGGTATCCTGCAGCAGTGTATTCACAATGGATTCGGTATTCACCAGTTTAAAGAACAGCTGACGGGACCTCAGTATGCCGGCCGATTTATCGAAGAACTCGAACGGATCGGTATTGTGTACGAACTGGGTACGATGGTTCTTCACATTACAAAGGATAAAAGGATTCAAGCTGTAAGCAAAGAATATGGTTATCAGACCTTTTATGCAAAAAGCATTATCCTTGCGATGGGATGCCGCGAACGTCCGCGAGGTGCGATCAGTATTCCGGGAACGAGACCGTCAGGAATCATGACAGCGGGAACCGCCCAAAGATATATCAATATTGATGGATATATGGTGGGAAAAAGGGTAATCATTCTGGGTTCCGGTGACATAGGAATGATTATGGCAAGGCGCATGACACTGGAAGGGGCCAAGGTACTGGCGGTGGCGGAGATCATGCCTTATTCCAGCGGCCTGAATCGAAATATTGTTCAGTGCCTGCATGACTTCGACATTCCACTTCTGCTGAGTCATACCATCACGGATATACGGGGTAAAGATCGGGTGGAGAGTGTTACAATATCTGAAGTAGACGAAAACAAACAGCCGGTACAAGGAACAGGGGTTGATTATGACTGTGATACGATTCTTCTGTCAGTCGGGCTGATTCCTGAGAATGAACTGACACGTGAGATGGGTGTGGTGATGGATCCGCATACAAAAGGAGCAAAAGTCAATCAGTGGATGGAAACAAGCATAGAGGGGGTTTTTGCCTGCGGAAATGTACTTCATGTCCATGATCTGGTAGATTTTGTAACAGAAGAAAGTCAGAGAGCCGGGAGAAATGCGGCGAAGTATGTATTGGGAGAAAGCATGAGAAAAAAGACAACTTCGACTCATATTGTGACAGAGGCTGGGGAAGGCATTGGTTATGTGATCCCCCAAATGATTGTAAAGGAGCTGTCAGATGAAACGATCACATTATCGATGAGGCCGACAGGTGTATACACAGATGCAGAGCTGCTGGTTAAAGGCGATGGCAAAATAATTAAAACAACTAAAAAATCATATATGGCACCCGGTGAGATGGAACGGATAAAGATCGATCGTTCTATGCTATGCGGCGATATAGGAACCTTAACCGTTGAAGTGTCAAAGGAGTGA